The following proteins are encoded in a genomic region of Leptotrichia sp. oral taxon 215 str. W9775:
- a CDS encoding DUF1439 domain-containing protein, whose product MKKSIKYILLFVVMIFGLLSCDFLANKTIHVPKSIIQEKTDKKFPITKNFLVASVTLKNPKVDFKDEKLLIEADYNINLLDENSKGKMYLSSGIRYDEAKEELYLVDLSVDKIINDKGEETANSKAEKTLKTLITNYVEMSPVYKYGEEERKKEAKGKKSKIKVKNMYIKDGKFFVRT is encoded by the coding sequence ATGAAAAAATCAATAAAATACATTTTATTATTTGTGGTAATGATATTTGGACTTTTATCGTGTGATTTTCTTGCAAATAAAACGATACACGTTCCAAAGTCAATAATTCAGGAAAAGACAGATAAAAAGTTTCCAATTACGAAAAATTTTCTAGTGGCAAGTGTAACTTTAAAAAATCCAAAAGTTGATTTCAAAGATGAGAAATTACTTATAGAAGCAGACTATAATATAAACTTGCTGGATGAAAACAGTAAAGGTAAAATGTACCTAAGCAGTGGGATAAGATATGATGAAGCAAAGGAAGAATTATATCTTGTTGATTTATCAGTAGACAAAATAATCAATGATAAGGGAGAAGAAACTGCAAATTCAAAAGCAGAAAAAACTTTAAAAACATTGATAACTAATTATGTGGAAATGTCACCTGTATATAAATATGGTGAAGAAGAAAGAAAAAAGGAAGCAAAAGGTAAAAAATCCAAGATAAAGGTAAAAAATATGTATATAAAAGACGGTAAATTCTTTGTGAGAACATAA
- the adhP gene encoding alcohol dehydrogenase AdhP — MKAVVVNEKGSGEVQVIEKEIPKVGPGEALVEVEYCGVCHTDLHVANGDFGKVPGRILGHEGIGIVKEIAPDVKSLKVGDRVSIAWFFEGCGVCEYCTTGRETLCREVKNAGYSVDGGMSEYCLVTADYAVKVPEGLDPAQASSITCAGVTTYKAIKVGDLKPGQWVAIYGAGGLGNLAIQYAKHVFNAHVIAVDINDDKLALAKEVGADHVINGKKVEDVPGLIKELSKGGVHSAVVTAVSKVAFNQAIDSVRPGGKVVAVGLPSETMDLPIVKTVLDGIEVIGSLVGTRKDLEEAFQFGAEGKVVPVVQTRALEDAPEIFKEMEEGKIQGRMVLDMKKGKCGCGCGHNH; from the coding sequence ATGAAAGCAGTAGTTGTAAATGAAAAAGGAAGTGGGGAAGTACAAGTAATCGAAAAGGAAATACCAAAAGTAGGACCAGGGGAAGCGCTTGTAGAAGTTGAATACTGTGGAGTATGTCATACAGACTTACACGTTGCAAATGGAGATTTTGGAAAAGTTCCAGGAAGAATATTAGGACATGAAGGAATAGGAATTGTAAAAGAAATCGCACCTGATGTAAAATCATTAAAAGTAGGAGACAGAGTAAGTATTGCATGGTTCTTTGAAGGATGCGGTGTTTGTGAATACTGTACAACAGGAAGAGAAACTCTTTGTAGAGAAGTTAAAAATGCAGGATATTCTGTTGATGGTGGAATGTCAGAATATTGCCTAGTAACTGCTGATTATGCAGTAAAAGTTCCTGAAGGATTGGATCCGGCTCAAGCAAGCAGTATCACATGTGCAGGAGTTACAACATACAAAGCTATAAAAGTAGGAGATTTGAAACCGGGACAATGGGTTGCAATATACGGTGCAGGAGGATTAGGAAACTTAGCTATCCAATATGCAAAACACGTATTTAACGCTCATGTAATCGCAGTAGATATTAATGATGATAAATTAGCACTGGCAAAAGAAGTAGGTGCTGACCATGTAATCAATGGTAAAAAAGTGGAAGATGTTCCAGGATTAATAAAAGAATTATCAAAAGGAGGAGTTCACTCTGCAGTAGTTACAGCAGTTTCAAAAGTTGCCTTCAACCAAGCTATTGATTCAGTACGTCCAGGAGGAAAAGTAGTTGCTGTAGGATTACCTTCAGAAACAATGGATTTACCTATAGTTAAAACAGTTCTTGATGGAATAGAAGTTATCGGATCATTAGTTGGAACAAGAAAAGATCTTGAAGAAGCATTCCAATTCGGTGCTGAAGGAAAAGTAGTTCCAGTTGTTCAAACAAGAGCACTTGAAGATGCACCTGAAATCTTTAAAGAAATGGAAGAAGGAAAAATACAAGGACGTATGGTTCTTGATATGAAAAAAGGAAAATGCGGATGTGGATGTGGACATAATCACTAG
- a CDS encoding DUF333 domain-containing protein produces the protein MKKLFGILLIMLLSVPLEAHNKDMSKKVTKPVNIEQNTSTDNNYVNENFPEQKMIGAANPASVYCVEQGGESIIRKDNDGNEYGICKFKNGKEVDEWDFYRKNNNLTEKGTPEVHIKPEAIINDCTESCNIKPKK, from the coding sequence ATGAAAAAATTATTTGGAATTTTATTAATTATGTTATTATCAGTTCCATTGGAGGCACACAACAAGGATATGAGTAAAAAAGTAACAAAACCGGTAAATATTGAGCAAAATACTTCTACTGACAACAACTATGTGAACGAAAATTTTCCTGAGCAAAAAATGATTGGTGCAGCAAATCCTGCTTCAGTATACTGCGTTGAACAAGGTGGAGAGTCAATCATAAGAAAAGATAACGATGGAAATGAGTACGGAATTTGTAAATTTAAAAATGGAAAAGAAGTGGATGAATGGGATTTTTACAGAAAAAATAATAACTTGACAGAAAAAGGTACTCCTGAAGTACATATTAAACCGGAAGCAATAATTAATGACTGTACAGAAAGTTGTAATATAAAACCCAAAAAATAA
- a CDS encoding S1C family serine protease — MKIKNIMIAGLMLAATGAFADTAAQTNNNVNVQTTANVTDKTQDAFSNVYEKTKHSVVNIRTKKTIIVNTYNPLEEFLFGTSGRRQEKRESGSLGSGFVISSDGYVMTNNHVIDGSDEIFVKFGDGEEYSAKLVGSSPEVDIAVLKINSNKTFTPLKFANSDNIKIGHWAIAFGNPLGLNSSMTVGVIGASGRSSLGIEQIENFIQTDASINQGNSGGPLLDISGNVIGVNTAIFSTTGGSIGIGFAIPSNLAQNVKDSIIKTGKYERPYIGISVENLTSVSAKELKIPYSTGIIVKKVYPNSPASKYGLKNNDVILELNGKKVNSAGTFIGELAAKRIGETVNLKVYSNGKEKNINVTLEKFK, encoded by the coding sequence ATGAAAATAAAAAATATTATGATTGCAGGGCTTATGTTAGCTGCAACAGGAGCATTTGCAGATACTGCTGCACAGACAAATAATAACGTAAATGTACAGACTACAGCAAATGTCACTGACAAAACTCAGGATGCCTTTTCAAATGTATATGAAAAAACAAAACATTCAGTAGTTAATATCCGTACAAAAAAAACAATAATAGTTAACACTTATAATCCACTTGAAGAATTTTTATTCGGTACTTCAGGAAGAAGACAGGAAAAAAGGGAATCAGGAAGTTTAGGTTCAGGATTTGTTATTTCAAGCGATGGTTACGTTATGACAAACAACCATGTTATTGATGGTTCTGACGAAATTTTTGTAAAATTTGGAGATGGGGAAGAATACTCTGCAAAACTTGTAGGTTCTTCACCAGAAGTTGATATTGCAGTATTGAAAATTAATTCAAACAAAACTTTTACCCCTTTAAAATTTGCAAACTCTGATAACATTAAAATCGGTCACTGGGCTATTGCATTTGGAAATCCGTTAGGACTTAACAGTTCAATGACAGTTGGAGTTATTGGAGCTTCCGGAAGAAGTTCACTTGGAATAGAGCAGATTGAAAACTTTATTCAGACTGATGCTTCAATAAATCAAGGAAACAGCGGAGGACCACTTTTAGATATCAGTGGTAATGTAATAGGTGTAAATACTGCTATTTTCTCAACAACTGGAGGAAGTATCGGAATTGGATTTGCAATACCTTCAAACCTTGCACAGAATGTAAAGGATTCTATTATAAAAACTGGAAAATATGAACGTCCTTATATAGGAATATCAGTTGAAAATCTTACATCTGTAAGTGCTAAGGAATTAAAAATACCTTACTCTACAGGAATTATAGTAAAGAAAGTATATCCTAATTCCCCTGCTTCAAAATATGGATTAAAAAATAATGATGTCATTTTGGAACTTAACGGAAAGAAAGTTAATTCAGCAGGTACTTTTATAGGTGAACTGGCTGCAAAAAGAATCGGAGAAACTGTTAATTTAAAAGTTTACTCAAATGGAAAAGAAAAAAATATAAATGTCACTCTTGAAAAATTTAAATAG